A window from Synechococcus sp. RSCCF101 encodes these proteins:
- a CDS encoding AraC family transcriptional regulator: protein MIPDGVFFDLLERVAEREPAGRSIPMQVGASMRCDDYGAFGLAFKSALDLAGSYRRVERYGRVVTSIANFRLLEDREPALFEVMPGSPDRPGLRLTNELALAAAVALSREVADEAFAPLAVHLSQEAPEDSEPFHAHFACPIQYDAGRDALVVSSRQLERANRLGDAAICRFFDGHLDGALQALPDASELIQRLREAISRALSGGPPRLTEIARGLTMSPRTLQRRLAEADVLFQALVSEVQQGLARELLAASECSLAEVAFLTGFGDQSSFGRAFRRWTGQTPRAYRLSHSAAASGPPCRSAPTPPRSARP, encoded by the coding sequence ATGATTCCGGACGGAGTCTTCTTTGATCTGCTGGAGCGGGTGGCGGAGCGGGAGCCGGCCGGTCGATCCATTCCGATGCAGGTCGGCGCGTCGATGCGATGCGACGACTACGGAGCCTTCGGCCTCGCCTTCAAATCGGCGCTCGATCTGGCGGGCTCCTACCGGCGGGTCGAGCGCTACGGGCGTGTGGTGACGAGCATCGCCAACTTCCGTCTGCTGGAGGACAGGGAGCCGGCCCTGTTCGAGGTGATGCCAGGGTCTCCGGATCGCCCAGGCCTGCGGCTCACGAACGAGCTGGCACTGGCGGCCGCCGTGGCCCTGAGCCGGGAGGTGGCCGATGAGGCCTTCGCTCCCCTGGCGGTGCATCTGTCGCAGGAGGCACCCGAGGATTCGGAACCCTTCCATGCCCACTTCGCCTGCCCGATTCAGTACGACGCGGGGCGGGATGCCCTGGTGGTGAGCAGCCGCCAGCTGGAGCGTGCGAACCGCCTGGGCGATGCGGCGATCTGCCGCTTCTTCGATGGCCATCTCGATGGGGCGCTGCAGGCGCTCCCGGATGCCAGCGAACTGATCCAGCGCCTGAGGGAGGCGATCTCCAGAGCGCTGAGCGGAGGACCGCCCCGGCTCACGGAGATCGCCCGAGGCCTCACCATGAGCCCGCGCACCCTGCAACGCCGGCTGGCCGAAGCGGACGTGCTCTTCCAGGCTCTGGTGAGCGAGGTGCAGCAGGGGCTGGCGCGCGAACTGCTGGCGGCGTCGGAGTGCTCTCTGGCCGAGGTGGCGTTCCTCACCGGCTTCGGCGATCAGAGCAGCTTCGGCCGTGCCTTCCGGCGCTGGACGGGGCAGACCCCGAGGGCCTACCGGCTCAGCCACTCAGCTGCTGCATCAGGGCCGCCATGTCGATCAGCTCCCACTCCTCCGCGATCCGCCCGTCCCTGA